The following are from one region of the Acidobacteriota bacterium genome:
- a CDS encoding DUF488 domain-containing protein gives MLYTLGHSTHPLERFAELLAAHGINAVADVRSSPYSRFNPQYNREPLRVSLRAMGSAYVFLGEELGARSDDPACREDGRVSYVRLARTDRFRRGLDRVMEGMTRYRVALLCAEKDPLFCHRAILVSRRMAERGVPIAHIRPDAALETHGELETRLLRHLGIPERDLLHTREQILDTAYALQNARMSMGRK, from the coding sequence TTGCTCTACACCCTCGGCCACTCCACACACCCGCTCGAGCGCTTCGCCGAACTCCTGGCGGCCCACGGCATCAACGCCGTGGCGGACGTTCGGTCAAGCCCTTACAGCCGCTTCAACCCCCAGTACAACCGGGAGCCCCTCCGGGTTTCCCTGCGGGCCATGGGCTCGGCCTACGTTTTCCTGGGGGAGGAACTGGGGGCCCGCAGCGACGACCCCGCCTGCCGGGAGGACGGACGGGTCTCCTACGTCCGCCTGGCACGGACCGACCGGTTCCGACGGGGCCTGGACCGGGTGATGGAGGGGATGACCCGTTACCGGGTCGCGCTGCTGTGCGCGGAGAAGGACCCGCTCTTCTGCCACCGCGCGATCCTCGTCTCCCGCCGGATGGCCGAGCGGGGCGTCCCCATCGCCCACATCCGCCCCGACGCCGCCCTCGAAACACACGGGGAGCTGGAGACGCGGCTCCTCCGACACCTGGGCATCCCGGAACGCGACCTGCTCCATACCCGCGAACAGATCCTCGACACGGCCTATGCCCTGCAAAATGCCCGCATGTCGATGGGGAGGAAATAG
- the kdpB gene encoding potassium-transporting ATPase subunit KdpB: protein MCLQLYRRALLDSFVKLAPRRMVRNPVMFVVEVVSVLTTALWAQALAGRGEAPAAFIGWVTLWLWFTVLFANFAEALAEGRGKAQAESLRRMRKDSRARRLAPGFVTGAGRKPDDRSWETVSSSDLRKNDRVLVGPEDLIPADGEVVEGIATVDESAVTGESAPVIRESGGDRSAVTGGTRVLSDWLIVRVTAVSGEGFLDRMIALVEGARRRKTPNEIALDILLAGFTLVFLLVCVTLLPFSLYGVRASGTGTPLSLTVLAALLVCLIPTTIGGLLSAIGIAGMDRLIRRNVIALSGRAVEAAGDVDVLLLDKTGTITLGNRHAVELIPVGRTRVEDLAEIAQLASLADETPEGRSIVVLVKEKYGLRGRPVKAPGSPGMVFVPFSAQTRMSGVDLDGTSIRKGAPEAMIEHIRSHGQAVPPELTAAVETIARSGGTPLVVSRNGAAAGVIHLKDVVKGGIRERFAQLRRMGIKTVMITGDNPVTAASIAAEAGVDDFLAQATPEAKLKLIREYQEGGRLVAMTGDGTNDAPALAQADVAVAMNTGTQPAREAANMIDLDSNPTKLIEIVEIGKQMLMTRGALTTFSIANDVAKYFAIIPAAFASTWPVLGALNVMGLNSAVLSAVIFNALVIAALIPLALRGVRYRPVGAAQLLRTNLLLYGVGGLIAPFAGIKIVDLVLSILAF from the coding sequence ATGTGTCTGCAGCTTTACCGTCGAGCCCTTCTCGATTCGTTCGTCAAGCTCGCCCCCCGCCGGATGGTGCGGAACCCCGTCATGTTCGTGGTGGAGGTGGTCAGCGTCCTCACCACCGCCCTGTGGGCCCAGGCCCTGGCCGGACGGGGGGAGGCCCCCGCCGCCTTCATCGGCTGGGTGACGCTGTGGCTGTGGTTCACAGTCCTCTTCGCCAATTTCGCGGAGGCCCTGGCGGAAGGCCGCGGGAAGGCCCAGGCCGAGTCGCTCCGCCGGATGCGGAAGGACTCCCGCGCCCGTCGTCTCGCCCCGGGCTTCGTCACCGGGGCCGGGAGGAAGCCGGACGACCGGTCATGGGAGACCGTCTCCTCCTCCGACCTCCGGAAGAACGACCGCGTCCTGGTGGGCCCGGAGGACCTCATCCCCGCGGACGGCGAGGTGGTGGAAGGTATCGCCACGGTGGACGAGAGCGCCGTCACCGGCGAGAGCGCCCCGGTGATCCGGGAATCGGGCGGGGACCGCAGCGCCGTCACCGGCGGGACGCGCGTCCTCTCGGACTGGTTGATCGTGCGGGTGACGGCGGTGTCCGGCGAGGGCTTCCTCGACCGCATGATCGCGCTGGTGGAGGGCGCCCGCCGCAGGAAGACCCCCAACGAGATCGCCCTGGACATCCTCCTGGCGGGCTTCACGTTGGTCTTCCTGCTGGTCTGCGTGACCCTGCTGCCGTTCTCCCTCTACGGCGTCCGGGCCTCCGGCACGGGGACCCCCCTCTCCCTCACCGTCCTCGCGGCGCTGCTGGTGTGCCTGATCCCCACCACCATCGGCGGGCTCCTGAGCGCCATCGGCATCGCCGGCATGGACCGCCTGATCCGGCGCAACGTCATCGCCCTCTCGGGGCGGGCCGTGGAAGCCGCGGGGGACGTGGACGTCCTGCTGCTGGACAAGACCGGCACCATCACCCTGGGAAACCGTCACGCCGTGGAACTGATCCCGGTGGGGAGGACCCGGGTCGAGGACCTGGCGGAGATCGCCCAACTGGCATCGCTGGCCGACGAAACGCCGGAGGGGCGGAGCATCGTGGTCCTGGTCAAGGAAAAATACGGCCTGCGGGGCCGCCCCGTCAAGGCGCCCGGCTCGCCGGGGATGGTTTTCGTCCCGTTCTCGGCCCAGACCCGGATGAGCGGGGTGGACCTGGACGGGACCTCCATCCGGAAGGGGGCGCCGGAAGCCATGATCGAGCACATCCGGAGCCACGGCCAGGCCGTCCCGCCGGAACTGACGGCCGCGGTCGAGACCATTGCCCGGTCGGGGGGCACCCCGCTGGTGGTGTCCCGGAACGGGGCCGCCGCCGGGGTGATCCACCTCAAGGACGTGGTGAAGGGCGGGATCCGGGAACGCTTCGCCCAACTCCGGCGCATGGGGATCAAGACGGTCATGATCACCGGCGACAACCCGGTCACGGCCGCGTCCATCGCGGCCGAGGCCGGCGTGGACGACTTCCTGGCCCAGGCCACCCCGGAAGCGAAACTGAAGTTGATCCGGGAGTACCAGGAGGGGGGGCGCCTCGTGGCCATGACCGGCGACGGCACCAACGATGCCCCGGCCCTGGCCCAGGCGGACGTGGCCGTGGCCATGAACACGGGGACCCAGCCGGCCCGGGAGGCCGCCAACATGATCGACCTGGACAGCAACCCCACCAAGCTCATCGAGATCGTGGAGATCGGCAAGCAGATGCTCATGACCCGGGGCGCCCTGACCACGTTCAGCATTGCCAACGACGTGGCGAAGTACTTCGCCATCATCCCCGCCGCCTTCGCTTCCACCTGGCCGGTGCTGGGCGCCCTCAACGTCATGGGGCTCAACAGCGCCGTGCTCTCCGCCGTCATCTTCAACGCGCTCGTCATCGCGGCCCTGATCCCCCTGGCCCTGCGGGGGGTCCGTTATCGGCCCGTCGGCGCGGCCCAGCTGCTCCGGACCAACCTGCTGCTCTACGGGGTGGGCGGGCTGATCGCCCCCTTCGCCGGGATCAAGATCGTCGACCTCGTGCTGTCGATCCTGGCTTTCTGA
- the kdpF gene encoding K(+)-transporting ATPase subunit F, giving the protein MNLFHVIAGILAAGLFLYLLRALLKPEDFS; this is encoded by the coding sequence ATGAACCTCTTCCACGTCATCGCCGGCATCCTGGCCGCGGGGCTCTTCCTGTACCTGCTCCGGGCACTCCTGAAACCGGAGGACTTCTCGTGA
- a CDS encoding J domain-containing protein produces the protein MWNRPPKNFYDVLGVPPTASAEEIRSAFLALAKQFHPDLARDARSRKQSTRKMQELNEAYAVLGHADKRADYDASLSTPPRPETPPPPPPRRPWQPPVPPPPEREIEPATYGFLLKFFLLFPALIVVLGILGFSGIDLFVLTVLWFLGFHCFQQYQDPRPKR, from the coding sequence ATGTGGAACCGGCCTCCGAAGAATTTCTACGACGTCCTGGGCGTGCCGCCGACGGCGTCCGCCGAAGAGATCCGGAGCGCTTTCCTGGCCCTGGCCAAGCAGTTCCACCCCGACCTGGCCCGGGACGCCCGCAGCCGGAAACAGTCCACGCGGAAGATGCAGGAGCTCAACGAGGCTTACGCCGTCCTCGGGCACGCGGACAAGCGGGCCGACTACGACGCCTCCCTGTCGACCCCGCCACGGCCGGAAACGCCCCCTCCGCCTCCGCCCCGCCGCCCCTGGCAACCGCCCGTCCCGCCCCCGCCCGAGCGGGAGATCGAGCCGGCCACGTACGGTTTCCTGCTGAAGTTCTTCCTCCTTTTTCCCGCCTTGATCGTGGTGCTGGGCATCCTGGGGTTCTCCGGCATCGACCTCTTCGTGCTCACCGTCCTCTGGTTCTTGGGCTTCCACTGCTTCCAGCAGTACCAGGACCCCCGGCCGAAACGGTGA
- the kdpC gene encoding potassium-transporting ATPase subunit KdpC, whose amino-acid sequence MWKDIVDQLKTATLLLLALTALTGLLYPLMVTGVAQTLCPDRANGSLVLRDGAVRGSRLVGQSFRAPGYFRGRPSATTPACNAAASAGSNLGPSDPERLRRAAAVLEALRGAGPRGASPVPVDLVTASGSGLDPDISPAAAEYQVPRVARARGIDPGRLRELVRRRVVPPQYGILGDARVNVLELNLALDRLTRAEDPGPGLTP is encoded by the coding sequence ATGTGGAAGGACATCGTCGACCAATTGAAAACCGCCACCCTTCTCCTCCTGGCGCTCACGGCGCTGACGGGTCTCCTCTACCCGCTGATGGTTACGGGGGTCGCACAGACCCTCTGCCCCGACCGGGCAAACGGGAGCCTGGTCCTCCGGGACGGGGCCGTCCGGGGTTCCCGCCTCGTCGGGCAATCGTTCCGGGCCCCGGGGTACTTCCGTGGGCGACCCTCGGCCACGACGCCGGCCTGCAACGCGGCCGCGTCGGCGGGGTCCAACCTCGGCCCCTCGGACCCGGAACGGCTCCGCCGGGCGGCCGCCGTGCTCGAGGCGCTCCGGGGCGCGGGGCCGCGGGGTGCATCGCCGGTGCCCGTGGACCTGGTGACGGCGTCCGGGAGCGGGCTCGACCCGGACATCAGCCCGGCGGCGGCCGAGTACCAGGTCCCCCGGGTGGCCCGGGCCCGGGGGATCGACCCGGGACGGCTGCGCGAGCTGGTCCGCCGCAGGGTCGTCCCTCCCCAGTACGGGATCCTGGGGGACGCGCGGGTGAACGTGCTGGAACTGAACCTCGCCCTCGACCGGCTGACCCGGGCCGAGGACCCGGGCCCGGGTTTGACGCCCTGA
- a CDS encoding YfcC family protein produces the protein MAEKPKFRLPHTLVLIYVLVLLAYVLTLALPSGRFEMRTAVIGGTERSLPVAGTFHAAPKPRVGPEILLLAPVKGFEDGIEIIAFLFIIGGAFAVILKTGALEAGIQRLSALFARRPSLRCLVVPVLMTVFSVAGAVFGMCEETIPFVLIFIPLALSLGYDSIVGVAIPFLGAAAGFAAAFLNPFTVGMAQSVSKIPLYSGMEYRLVLWVLGTAVIVAYVMVYAERVRRRPELSPVRDIDLARDLHGLDRAEPLPWGFVQKLVVLLLVAAMTTLVWGILAKQWGIPEMASLFLALGLAAGFVGRLTPSEIAALMVSGAKDMVGVAFVIACGRAFLMILQAGVVEHTVLEAMASAISLVPSFLRAQVMFLAQAVINFFIHSGTTQAVLTMPLMSPLGNLVGIPSQVSVLAFQLCEFVNPVLPTSAVTMGILGMAGIPYERWAKWFFPLLLILVAFSLLALVPPTLFFHYGP, from the coding sequence ATGGCGGAGAAACCGAAATTCAGGCTCCCTCACACCCTGGTGCTGATCTACGTCCTGGTGCTCCTGGCGTACGTCCTCACCCTGGCCCTGCCCTCGGGGCGCTTCGAGATGCGCACGGCCGTGATCGGCGGGACGGAGCGCTCCCTCCCCGTCGCCGGCACCTTCCACGCCGCCCCCAAGCCGCGGGTGGGGCCCGAGATCCTCCTGCTGGCCCCGGTGAAGGGTTTCGAGGACGGCATCGAGATCATCGCCTTCCTCTTCATCATTGGCGGGGCCTTCGCGGTGATCCTGAAGACCGGCGCCCTGGAAGCGGGGATCCAGCGCCTCTCGGCCCTCTTCGCCCGCCGCCCCTCCCTGCGGTGCCTGGTCGTCCCCGTGCTGATGACCGTGTTCTCCGTGGCGGGGGCCGTCTTCGGGATGTGCGAGGAGACCATCCCCTTCGTGCTGATTTTCATCCCTCTGGCCCTCTCCCTGGGCTACGACTCCATCGTGGGGGTCGCCATCCCCTTCCTGGGCGCCGCGGCCGGGTTCGCGGCGGCCTTCCTCAACCCCTTCACCGTGGGGATGGCCCAGAGCGTTTCGAAGATCCCCCTCTACTCGGGCATGGAGTACCGGCTGGTGCTGTGGGTCCTCGGGACGGCCGTCATCGTGGCCTACGTGATGGTCTACGCCGAGCGCGTCCGGCGACGGCCCGAGCTGAGCCCGGTCCGGGACATCGACCTGGCCCGGGACCTCCACGGCCTGGACCGTGCGGAGCCCCTGCCCTGGGGGTTCGTGCAGAAGCTGGTGGTGCTCCTCCTCGTCGCCGCCATGACCACCCTGGTCTGGGGGATCCTGGCGAAGCAGTGGGGCATCCCCGAGATGGCGTCGCTCTTCCTGGCCCTGGGGCTCGCCGCCGGCTTCGTGGGGAGGCTCACCCCCAGCGAGATCGCCGCCCTCATGGTCTCGGGCGCCAAGGACATGGTGGGCGTGGCCTTCGTCATCGCCTGCGGCCGGGCTTTCCTGATGATCCTCCAGGCGGGAGTGGTGGAGCACACCGTCCTCGAGGCCATGGCCTCGGCCATCTCCCTGGTGCCGTCGTTCCTCCGCGCCCAGGTGATGTTCCTGGCCCAGGCGGTGATCAACTTCTTCATCCACTCCGGGACGACGCAGGCCGTCCTGACCATGCCCCTGATGTCCCCCCTCGGCAACCTGGTGGGCATCCCGAGCCAGGTCTCCGTCCTGGCCTTCCAGCTCTGCGAGTTCGTCAACCCGGTCCTCCCCACCTCGGCCGTCACCATGGGGATCCTGGGGATGGCGGGCATCCCCTACGAGCGCTGGGCGAAGTGGTTCTTCCCCCTCCTCCTGATCCTGGTGGCCTTCAGCCTCCTGGCCCTCGTCCCGCCCACGCTGTTCTTCCACTACGGCCCTTGA
- a CDS encoding ATP-dependent 6-phosphofructokinase — translation MIRPEETVVPTLGEPRIESPLRDKRWESFPEFFIHPESRVRYQVEVNTPADRPGDVFFEKAGPREKIFFDPQETRAAIVTCGGLSPGLNNVVRSASLELYHNYGVREIFGVRYGYQGLNPAEGQPPIPLTPEFVGRIQDAGGSVLGSSRGAQDPAVMVNYLKRERINLLLCLGGEGTQNGALQIHREASRRGYPLAVVGIPKTIDNDIPYVSMSFGFNTAIEKSREVLECAHNEAKSAPNGIGLVKLMGRHAGFIACGATLASQEVNFCLIPEVPFSLEGEHGLLHVLHKRILNRGHAVVVVAEGAGQDLFAEKSGETDASGNVRLHDVGELLRDRIREHCKRQDTTVEVKYFDPSYFIRSVPANATDRVLSDQLARYAVHAGMAGMTGVLVGHTNNVFTYVPIALSTSRKKRVFTDGSLWRSVLAATGQPAVFH, via the coding sequence ATGATCAGACCCGAAGAGACCGTCGTCCCCACCCTCGGGGAACCCCGTATCGAGTCCCCCTTGCGGGACAAGCGCTGGGAGAGTTTCCCGGAATTTTTCATCCACCCCGAGTCCCGGGTGCGCTACCAGGTGGAGGTGAACACCCCCGCCGACCGTCCCGGCGACGTCTTCTTCGAAAAGGCGGGCCCCCGGGAGAAGATCTTCTTCGACCCGCAGGAGACCCGGGCGGCCATCGTCACCTGCGGCGGCCTCTCGCCGGGGCTCAACAACGTGGTCCGTTCGGCCTCCCTCGAGCTGTACCATAACTACGGCGTCCGGGAGATCTTCGGGGTCCGGTACGGTTACCAGGGCCTCAACCCGGCGGAGGGGCAGCCTCCCATTCCCCTGACCCCGGAATTCGTGGGCCGCATCCAGGACGCCGGGGGCAGCGTGCTCGGCTCCTCCCGGGGCGCCCAGGACCCGGCCGTCATGGTGAACTACCTCAAGCGGGAGCGGATCAACCTGCTCCTGTGCCTCGGCGGCGAGGGGACGCAGAACGGCGCCCTGCAGATCCACCGGGAGGCGTCCCGGCGAGGATACCCGCTGGCCGTGGTGGGGATCCCCAAGACCATCGACAACGACATCCCCTACGTCTCCATGTCCTTCGGCTTCAACACGGCCATCGAGAAATCGCGCGAAGTGCTCGAGTGCGCCCACAACGAGGCCAAGAGCGCACCCAACGGCATCGGCCTGGTCAAGCTCATGGGGCGCCACGCGGGTTTCATCGCCTGCGGCGCCACCCTGGCCAGCCAGGAGGTGAATTTCTGCCTCATCCCCGAGGTGCCCTTCTCCCTCGAGGGGGAGCACGGCCTGCTCCACGTCCTCCACAAGCGCATCCTCAACCGCGGCCACGCGGTGGTGGTGGTGGCCGAGGGAGCCGGCCAGGACCTCTTCGCCGAGAAGTCCGGCGAGACCGACGCCTCCGGGAACGTCCGTCTGCACGATGTCGGCGAACTCCTGCGGGACCGGATCCGCGAGCACTGCAAGCGGCAGGACACCACGGTGGAGGTCAAGTACTTCGACCCCAGCTACTTCATCCGCAGCGTCCCCGCCAACGCCACGGACCGGGTCCTGTCGGACCAGCTGGCCCGGTACGCCGTCCACGCCGGCATGGCGGGGATGACCGGGGTGCTGGTGGGACACACCAACAACGTCTTCACCTACGTCCCCATCGCCTTGTCCACCAGCCGGAAGAAACGGGTGTTCACGGACGGGAGCCTCTGGCGAAGCGTCCTGGCCGCCACCGGCCAACCGGCGGTGTTCCACTGA
- a CDS encoding nucleotide excision repair endonuclease has product MSKLEDRIWEALREAGAAVPADELASRFLGSGAAAVGGRVIETVLARDRRFARSGDGWAAIEAVPDPSPKLEDCEWVALGGDLLPVGPTREPLLAVTRFRPGGPGGPGADAPCRTELYLLDSPRVPRGLAEDLRDRWGFPCTLAPERKVLRLLDELLAGRGLFLRLYASAPVGALLGLAEATGTALPEHFHPLADVARIALPGGARPTLEDVLTALHVEVRGETPLQTELRALPDLLPALLEELMAAGLETLADVPARLAEFCRPFDFAGRAFGAADLEALPEAPGVYLLHDADDRVVYVGKSVNVRRRVSGYFRFLAEGDVKLEKIQALTHRVGAIPHGSDLEASLEEARLIRELRPPVNTQLEIRPEPEPKPLTEPVVALLPHADEGRAAVFVLHPAGWVHRRSLERRATDVLGLERFLESACGDAAAALPGADREGFPLALRWLRRNTHRVAFFKYHDHPDAPAAVRALLALLRDLPPPAPPEGGPAR; this is encoded by the coding sequence ATGTCAAAGCTCGAGGACCGGATCTGGGAAGCCCTGCGGGAAGCGGGGGCCGCGGTGCCCGCCGACGAGCTGGCGTCCCGGTTCCTGGGCTCCGGGGCGGCCGCCGTCGGGGGGCGCGTGATCGAAACCGTGCTCGCCCGCGACCGCCGCTTCGCCCGTTCGGGCGACGGCTGGGCCGCGATCGAGGCCGTCCCGGACCCGTCGCCGAAACTCGAGGACTGCGAGTGGGTCGCCCTCGGCGGGGACCTCCTCCCCGTGGGCCCGACACGGGAACCGCTCCTCGCCGTCACCCGCTTCCGGCCGGGCGGCCCCGGCGGACCCGGCGCCGACGCCCCCTGCCGCACCGAACTCTACCTCCTCGACTCCCCCCGCGTTCCCCGGGGCCTGGCGGAGGACCTCCGGGACCGTTGGGGCTTCCCCTGCACCCTGGCCCCGGAACGAAAGGTCCTCCGCCTCCTGGACGAACTCCTCGCCGGCCGGGGCCTCTTCCTCCGACTGTACGCCTCCGCGCCGGTGGGAGCCCTTCTCGGCCTTGCGGAAGCCACGGGCACGGCGCTCCCCGAGCACTTCCACCCCCTGGCCGACGTGGCCCGGATCGCGCTGCCCGGCGGCGCCCGCCCGACGCTCGAGGACGTCCTCACGGCCCTGCACGTGGAGGTGCGGGGGGAGACCCCGCTGCAGACCGAGCTGCGGGCGCTGCCCGACCTGCTCCCCGCCCTCCTCGAGGAGTTGATGGCCGCCGGGCTGGAGACGCTGGCGGACGTTCCCGCCCGCCTCGCCGAATTCTGCCGCCCCTTCGACTTCGCGGGGCGGGCCTTCGGCGCCGCCGACCTCGAGGCGCTCCCCGAGGCCCCGGGGGTCTACCTCCTCCACGACGCCGACGACCGGGTCGTCTACGTCGGCAAGAGCGTCAACGTGCGCCGGCGGGTGTCGGGCTACTTCCGGTTTCTCGCCGAGGGGGACGTCAAACTGGAGAAGATCCAGGCCCTGACCCACCGCGTCGGGGCCATCCCCCACGGTTCCGACCTGGAGGCCTCCCTCGAGGAGGCCCGCCTCATCCGGGAGCTCCGGCCGCCCGTCAACACCCAACTGGAAATCCGGCCCGAGCCCGAGCCCAAGCCGCTCACCGAACCGGTGGTCGCCCTGCTCCCCCACGCCGACGAGGGCCGCGCCGCGGTCTTCGTCCTTCACCCGGCCGGCTGGGTCCACCGGCGTTCGCTGGAGCGGCGGGCGACGGACGTCCTCGGCCTGGAGCGGTTCCTGGAGAGCGCCTGCGGGGACGCCGCGGCCGCGCTCCCGGGCGCCGACCGGGAGGGGTTCCCCCTCGCCCTGCGCTGGCTGCGACGGAACACCCACCGGGTGGCGTTCTTCAAGTACCACGACCACCCGGACGCCCCGGCCGCGGTCCGGGCCCTCCTGGCGCTCCTTCGCGACTTGCCGCCGCCGGCGCCGCCCGAGGGGGGACCGGCGCGTTAA
- the kdpA gene encoding potassium-transporting ATPase subunit KdpA has product MALAWPLGAYMARVYEGRRTFLHPVLAPVERGLYRLCGVSPGTEMSWRAYAGALLSLSLLGGLVVYAVQRLQGVLPLNPAGMGPVPPDLAFNTAASFVSNTNWQSYGGESTLSYLTQMTALTVQNFLSAATGMAVLAALVRGFTRHSARGIGNFWVDLVRSTLYVLLPLSVVLALLLAGQGVVQTLGGPVSVRTLDGSPDLEGKPAGSQTLARGPAASQTAIKLLGTNGGGFFNTNSAHPFENPTPLSNFLQMLAILLIPAGLCHSFGRLAGDTRQGWVLLAAMLFVFLALLGLCVWAESRPHPGLAGLGIDPHRSADNPGGNMEGKEVRFGVVNSALFAVVTASTSCGAVNGMHDSFSPLGGMAPLWLIQLGEVIFGGVGSGLGGMLVFAVIAVFVAGLMVGRTPEYLGKKIGAGEMKMAALIILIPVFLTLAGTAVAVTTPAGLAGPSSPGPHGFTQVLYAFSSAANNNGSAFGGLNANTPFYNILLGLVMLASRFWPIILLLALAGSLAARKKTPAGEGTLPTNGPLFAAWLTAVVVMVGALSFLPAMALGPIVEHLLPR; this is encoded by the coding sequence ATGGCCCTGGCCTGGCCGCTGGGCGCCTACATGGCCCGGGTGTACGAGGGGCGGCGGACCTTCCTCCACCCGGTTCTGGCCCCGGTGGAGCGCGGGCTCTACCGCCTCTGCGGCGTGAGCCCGGGCACGGAAATGAGCTGGAGGGCCTACGCCGGGGCGCTCCTGTCGCTGAGCCTGCTGGGCGGCCTTGTGGTGTACGCCGTGCAGCGCCTCCAGGGCGTGCTTCCCCTCAACCCGGCCGGGATGGGCCCGGTCCCTCCCGACCTGGCCTTCAACACGGCGGCCAGCTTCGTCTCGAACACCAACTGGCAGTCGTACGGGGGCGAGAGCACCCTGAGCTACCTCACGCAGATGACGGCCCTGACCGTCCAGAACTTTCTCTCGGCGGCCACCGGGATGGCCGTGCTGGCGGCGCTGGTCCGCGGGTTCACCCGGCACTCGGCCCGGGGGATCGGCAACTTCTGGGTGGACCTGGTGCGCTCGACCCTGTACGTCCTGCTCCCGCTCTCGGTGGTCCTGGCCCTCCTCCTGGCCGGCCAGGGCGTGGTCCAGACCCTCGGGGGACCGGTCAGTGTGCGGACCCTCGACGGGAGTCCCGACCTAGAGGGGAAACCCGCCGGTTCCCAAACGCTGGCCCGGGGGCCCGCGGCCTCCCAGACCGCCATCAAGCTCCTGGGGACCAACGGCGGCGGGTTCTTCAACACCAACTCCGCCCACCCCTTCGAGAACCCCACGCCGTTGTCCAATTTCCTGCAGATGCTGGCCATCCTCCTGATCCCGGCCGGCCTCTGCCACAGCTTCGGCCGCCTGGCGGGGGACACCCGCCAGGGGTGGGTCCTCCTGGCGGCCATGCTGTTCGTGTTCCTGGCCCTGCTGGGGCTCTGCGTGTGGGCCGAGTCCCGGCCGCACCCCGGGTTGGCGGGGCTCGGTATCGACCCGCACCGGAGCGCCGACAACCCGGGCGGCAACATGGAGGGGAAGGAGGTTCGCTTCGGGGTCGTCAACTCGGCCCTCTTCGCGGTGGTCACCGCATCCACGTCCTGCGGGGCTGTGAACGGCATGCACGACTCCTTCTCGCCCCTGGGGGGGATGGCGCCCCTGTGGTTGATCCAGCTCGGCGAGGTGATCTTCGGCGGCGTGGGGTCCGGCCTGGGCGGGATGCTGGTGTTCGCCGTCATCGCCGTCTTCGTGGCCGGGCTCATGGTGGGCCGCACGCCCGAGTACCTCGGCAAGAAGATCGGGGCCGGGGAGATGAAGATGGCCGCCCTGATCATCCTGATACCGGTTTTTCTCACCCTGGCGGGAACCGCCGTGGCCGTGACGACGCCCGCGGGGTTGGCCGGCCCCTCCAGCCCCGGCCCCCACGGTTTCACCCAGGTCCTCTACGCCTTCTCCTCCGCCGCCAACAACAACGGGAGCGCCTTCGGGGGCCTGAACGCGAACACCCCGTTCTACAACATCCTGCTGGGGTTGGTGATGCTGGCCAGCCGCTTCTGGCCGATCATTCTCCTCCTGGCCCTCGCCGGTTCGCTGGCGGCCCGGAAAAAGACACCCGCGGGGGAGGGGACGCTCCCCACGAACGGCCCCCTCTTCGCCGCCTGGCTCACCGCGGTGGTGGTGATGGTGGGGGCGTTGAGTTTTCTCCCGGCGATGGCGCTGGGCCCCATCGTGGAGCACCTGCTCCCGCGGTGA